The Ovis aries strain OAR_USU_Benz2616 breed Rambouillet chromosome 11, ARS-UI_Ramb_v3.0, whole genome shotgun sequence genome window below encodes:
- the LOC105616394 gene encoding large ribosomal subunit protein eL21-like yields the protein MTNTKRKRRGTRYMFSRPFRKHGVVPLATYMRIYREGDIVGTKGMETVQKGMPHKCYHGKTGRVYNDTQHAVGIIVNKQVKGKILAKRINVRIEHIKHSKSRDSFLKRVKENDQKKKEAKEKGTWVQLKRQPAPPREAHFVRTNGKDPELLEPIPYEFMA from the coding sequence ATGACCAACACAAAGAGAAAGAGGCGGGGCACCCGCTACATGTTCTCCAGGCCTTTCAGAAAACATGGAGTTGTTCCTTTGGCCACATACATGCGAATCTACAGGGAGGGTGATATTGTAGGTACCAAGGGAATGGAAACTGTTCAAAAAGGAATGCCCCACAAATGTTACCATGGCAAAACTGGGAGAGTCTACAATGATACCCAGCATGCTGTTGGCATCATTGTAAACAAACAAGTTAAGGGCaagattcttgccaagagaattaaTGTGCGTATTGAGCACATTAAGCACTCTAAGAGCCGAGATAGCTTCCTGAAACGTGTGAAGGAAAACgatcagaaaaagaaggaagccaaAGAGAAAGGGACTTGGGTTCAGCTGAAGCGCCAGCCTGCTCCACCTAGAGAAGCACACTTTGTGAGGACCAATGGAAAGGACCCCGAACTGTTGGAGCCCATCCCCTATGAATTCATGGCCTGA